A stretch of Buteo buteo chromosome 9, bButBut1.hap1.1, whole genome shotgun sequence DNA encodes these proteins:
- the LRRC37A gene encoding leucine-rich repeat-containing protein 37A, whose protein sequence is MQFLQKLILSHNPLSVITDTSFFKLPSVKYLDLGATQVTQQTLLVLLLRTVCLETLKLPSDMACCLCQEKHTTKTPCRTIKFHCENLCTTSAPQCAHTDLLVETQGEIMEVVQSRKLNANVVLNLKPKEPSLGDHETVTLAVVLSLASTNGDLSNPNDHISRTNSYSPQHLSRHEGKTSKELRLMLHSIQHMGWTSETDIRKLYFLAKALVAELKKQLHKAKSIVAVENTISLLPTSAMQKDEVHKIPAVEGDSAMGWVQKKQDLGLNQAALNPWEAAGRLNPTNSPSIFRHHKISTPPSKHSLSRSPAEAPHLSGSFKSQNYSDAVEKTKKTRGMEDVEDAEEAPSPRQDYVWTYKKHKQGDSPHLNKNNQLFYKTFGNVSPEEEPTPTESKAEQRLNTNQHFFYNLLVNNSPPAASSMLEDTAEEEGSSLGGHLPAVPQTAETHWKQLKEGSSFLNKPGSSKSPDGTWVQGHLFETKVNHHLRLLVPDEALRMFITHVVRALRMDCSLPEVQLACAKMVSKTGLLIKLLSKRQDDQGASALEGQCLLEGNVSNGMGQAREVGRKPTGKVGEILGIAGCALDNGEWKEQPSLPS, encoded by the exons ATGCAGTTTTTACAGAAGCT gatcCTAAGCCATAACCCCCTGTCCGTTATTACTGACACATCGTTCTTCAAGCTGCCTTCAGTCAAATATCT aGACCTGGGTGCAACACAAGTGACTCAGCAGACATTGCTCGTGCTCCTCCTGAGAACAGTCTGCTTGGAAACGCT CAAACTGCCCAGTGATATggcctgctgcctctgccaggaGAAACACACCACCAAAACCCCGTGCAGGACCATCAAGTTCCACTGCGAGAACCTGTGCACCACCAGTGCTCCCCAGTGCG CTCACACAGATCTTCTGGTAGAGACACAAGGAGAAATAATGGAAGTGGTACAATCCAGAAAACTGAACGCCAACGTGGTGTTGAACCTCAAGCCCAAGGAGCCTTCGCTTGGAGACCATGAAACCGTAACGCTTGCGGTTGTCCTGAGCCTGGCCAGCACTAATGGTGATCTCAGTAACCCGAATGATCACATTTCCAGAACAAATTCATATTCCCCTCAGCACCTATCCAGGCATGAAGGCAAAACTAGTAAGGAGCTGAGGCTGATGCTGCACAGCATTCAGCACATGGGCTGGACCAGTGAAACTGATATAAGGAAACTCTATTTTCTAGCAAAGGCACTAGTGGCTGAGCTCAAGAAGCAGCTGCACAAGGCTAAAAGCATCGTGGCTGTGGAAAACACCATCTCACTCCTGCCGACATCTGCCATGCAGAAGGATGAGGTGCACAAGATCCCAGCAGTGGAGGGAGATTCAGCCATGGGCTGGGTGCAAAAGAAGCAGGACTTAGGTTTGAACCAGGCAGCATTAAACCCCTGGGAAGCAGCTGGCAGGTTAAACCCTACTAACAGCCCCTCCATCTTCAGACATCACAAAATATCCACACCTCCTTCAAAACATTCCCTTTCACGCTCCCCAGCAGAGGCCCCTCATTTGTCTGGGTCTTTTAAGAGTCAAAATTATTCCGATGCTGTGGAAAAGACCAAGAAAACTCGTGGGATGGAGGATGTAGAAGATGCAGAGGAAGCACCATCTCCAAGGCAGGACTATGTTTGGACTTACAAAAAGCACAAGCAGGGGGACAGCCctcatttgaataaaaataatcagctttTCTACAAGACATTTGGCAATGTGAGTCCAGAGGAAGAGCCCACACCAACAGAAAGTAAAGCAGAGCAGAGACTAAACACAAACCAGCATTTTTTCTATAACCTGTTGGTTAACAACAGCCCCCCTGCTGCAAGCAGCATGCTAGAGGACACAGCTGAAGAAGAGGGTTCCTCTCTAGGTGGGCATTTACCAGCTGTCCCTCAAACTGCAGAAACACACTGGAAGCAACTAAAGGAAGGATCCAGTTTCCTCAATAAACCAGGTAGCTCCAAGAGCCCAGATGGCACGTGGGTTCAAGGACACCTGTTTGAAACCAAGGTCAATCATCACCTACGCTTGCTCGTCCCAGACGAAGCCCTGCGGATGTTCATCACCCACGTGGTACGAGCCCTGAGGATGGACTGCAGCCTACCCGAAGTCCAGCTGGCCTGTGCAAAGATGGTCTCAAAGACAGGGCTGCTCATAAAGCTGCTCAGCAAGAGGCAAGATGACCAGGGAGCCTCTGCTCTCGAGGGCCAGTGTCTCCTGGAAGGGAACGTTTCCAATGGCATGGGCCAGGCCAGGGAGGTGGGCAggaaacccacagggaaggtaGGAGAAATACTGGGCATTGCTGGATGTGCCCTGGACAATGGGGAATGGAAGGAGCaaccctctctcccctcctga